A region of Toxorhynchites rutilus septentrionalis strain SRP chromosome 1, ASM2978413v1, whole genome shotgun sequence DNA encodes the following proteins:
- the LOC129765550 gene encoding uncharacterized protein LOC129765550, whose product MEVKQVRVTNCKQFELLVARMEAHPAVARGVMFCQASRITKERYTEIWKDLATGLNSLGPPTRSVHEWQKVWTDFKLKVKRKLTHNKRETEATGGGPNQTMLLTSIEEAVVNLLSLDRAIDQSGKYFHLMK is encoded by the exons atggaagtgaaacA AGTGCGTGTGACTAACTGCAAGCAGTTTGAACTTCTTGTGGCCCGGATGGAAGCACATCCTGCGGTGGCAAGGGGAGTAATGTTTTGTCAAGCTTCGCGCATAACCAAGGAGCGTTATACGGAAATTTGGAAGGATCTGGCCACCGGCTTGAATAGCCTCGGTCCCCCAACGAGGTCGGTCCatgaatggcagaaa GTTTGGACAGACTTCAAGCTGAAGGTGAAACGCAAGCTCACCCATAATAAGCGCGAGACAGAAGCGACTGGTGGAGGGCCCAACCAAACGATGCTTTTAACATCGATAGAGGAAGCGGTAGTTAATCTGTTGTCTCTCGATCGGGCTATTGACCAATCTGGCAAGTATTTTCAtttgatgaaataa
- the LOC129761520 gene encoding putative nuclease HARBI1: protein MISFDFWLSDDESDNENNATLVRLERRKLRDKSNPLEIPHDAFVKYFRVSKDLFRHLLNIVEGKLGVTSGSSSVLPITKLSAALRFFAEGGYQKGVGNDLFAGMAQPTLSNALSSIIAVLEREVCPTAIQFPMIEEEINAIKLAFYEKTGFPGVIGCVDGTHIRIISPSADLQHLYYNRKGFHSLNVMLVCDHKHMIRYVDANNPGSNHDSFIWNKSPLDAMLNERFQNGERNTWLLGDAGYPLKPYLVTPFRTSISTPSSQRQTKFNEMHSKTRMIVERTIGVLKNVFRCTLGARQLHYKPEKAARIVNVCCALHNLRLQFNVPIDEQNWLPIVNNEVIDATPNDAVNLSANDIRQQIMNSIA from the exons ATGATTTCCTTTGATTTTTGGTTGAGTGATGACGAGAGTGATAACGAAAACAACGCTACACTTGTGCGACTGGAACGGCGGAAATTAAGAGACAAAAGTAATCCTCTTGAAATACCACACGATGC GTTTGTAAAATATTTCCGCGTCTCGAAAGATCTCTTCAGGCATCTGCTCAACATAGTTGAGGGCAAACTAGGAGTGACTTCTGGATCTTCATCGGTGCTTCCAATAACAAAGCTATCAGCAGCATTGAGATTCTTTGCTGAAGGTGGTTATCAGAAGGGCGTAGGAAATGATTTGTTTGCAGGAATGGCACAACCTACACTATCGAACGCTTTATCGTCGATAATTGCCGTTTTAGAACGTGAAGTTTGTCCGACTGCCATACAGTTTCCTATGATTGAGGAGGAAATAAATGCAATCAAACTTGCTTTCTACGAGAAAACCGGATTCCCAGGTGTAATAGGATGTGTAGACGGTACACACATTCGGATTATTTCCCCTAGTGCTGATTTGCAGCATCTTTATTATAACAGGAAAGGATTTCACAGTTTGAACGTCATGCTG GTCTGTGATCATAAGCACATGATTCGTTACGTGGATGCCAACAACCCAGGCTCTAACCATGATTCGTTCATCTGGAATAAAAGTCCTTTAGATGCCATGCTTAATGAGAGGTTCCAAAATGGCGAAAGAAATACGTGGCTTTTAG GAGATGCAGGGTATCCTTTGAAACCTTACTTAGTGACACCCTTTCGCACTTCTATCAGCACACCAAGTTCACAAAGGCAAACTAAGTTTAATGAGATGCATTCGAAAACAAGGATGATTGTAGAGAGAACCATCGGAGTGCTGAAAAACGTTTTTCGATGCACTTTAGGCGCTCGTCAGCTGCACTACAAGCCAGAGAAAGCAGCCCGAATTGTGAACGTGTGTTGTGCTTTACACAATCTTCGACTGCAATTCAATGTACCGATTGATGAACAAAATTGGCTGCCGATAGTAAATAATGAAGTCATCGATGCCACGCCAAATGATGCAGTTAACTTATCAGCCAATGACATTCGGCAACAAATAATGAACTCAATCGCTTAA